In Heliomicrobium undosum, one genomic interval encodes:
- a CDS encoding PAS domain S-box protein translates to MWQQENIASAVLDALTAHIAVIDNKGTIIAVNRAWSEFAHANGADEAQTGVGANYLTACDTAHGDDADLAARFAGGIRAVIAGERDMFALEYPCHSPQEQRWFIGKVTPLQALPGAERGLYIIAHETITERRLAEESIRRREAWIDDVLHMAGTLIVVLDRRGRIIRFNRACEDTTGYRFDEVKGKLCWQLFLLPEERRQVRMTVQEVVRRGIPKRHENYWLTRKGERRLIAWWNNVLLGDTGHVQYVIAAGVDITELKETEGQLRQARMALQRKTEEQTMLLNDIDTHIWYLKDPETFGAVNRAHAEFYGMNPADMDGRKVYEMCGNRAEAANCIAGNRKAFTEKVPIRTLEWVTDGQGRKRLLAVNKRPRLDEKGNVVYVVCSADDTTEKWQAEENLRLSEERYALAVKGSNDAIWDHDLVNRQIFYSPRIYEILGYEQLSIPTDREKRKALIHPDDLPLMQQAIDAHLSGRTPHYQLEYRVKAKNGDYKWILARGQANWDESGKPVRVAGSYTDITERKQVEAELQQAKEVAEAANQAKSAFLAIMSHEIRTPMSGVIGMTELLLDTELTGEQKKLAETIRESANLLLAIINDILDFSRIEADRLTLESEIFNLSSVISSTTELLEIRARKKGLLLHCFVDPALPQYLLGDAVRLRQVLFNLLGNAIKFTEAGSIDLRVTGEMESTDFVHLRFEVRDTGYGIEPEEQKKLFQPFVRIENHLTRRLEGTGLGLAIADRLVTMMGGRLSMESERGKGSTFWFTIPLPVFQTAPFAHERQPTLTAPSPTASSPTAPSTQPTSLSLPTTSVLPSRTNEATLQSCASKPPAASNLLATGPSALEKQVARTERPKANLRCAPILLVEDNPVNQKLISLQLKSLGYTNVDLAISGYEAVDQTRKREYALILMDCQMPGMDGLEATRRIRQRERMKGRHTPIIAVTANAMLGDREVCIQAGMDDYLSKPFRLDALRHAILQYLEAGG, encoded by the coding sequence ATGTGGCAACAGGAGAACATCGCATCGGCCGTACTGGATGCGCTTACGGCTCATATCGCTGTTATCGATAACAAGGGAACAATCATCGCTGTTAACCGGGCCTGGAGCGAATTCGCTCACGCCAACGGCGCCGACGAGGCGCAAACCGGCGTGGGCGCCAATTACCTGACTGCCTGTGACACGGCTCATGGTGATGACGCCGACCTGGCCGCCCGGTTCGCCGGCGGCATTCGCGCTGTCATCGCCGGTGAACGGGATATGTTTGCTTTAGAGTACCCCTGCCATTCCCCGCAGGAACAGCGCTGGTTTATCGGAAAAGTCACGCCCCTTCAGGCCCTTCCGGGGGCGGAAAGGGGCCTCTATATCATTGCCCATGAAACGATCACTGAACGGAGACTGGCCGAAGAGTCGATCCGGCGCAGGGAAGCCTGGATCGACGATGTGTTGCACATGGCTGGTACGCTGATCGTCGTTTTAGACCGGCGGGGCCGTATCATCCGTTTCAATCGGGCCTGTGAGGATACGACGGGCTACCGGTTTGATGAGGTGAAGGGGAAACTCTGCTGGCAGCTTTTTTTGTTGCCCGAGGAACGCCGGCAGGTCCGCATGACCGTCCAGGAAGTCGTCCGCCGGGGGATCCCGAAGCGCCATGAGAACTACTGGCTGACCCGAAAAGGGGAGCGGCGGCTGATCGCCTGGTGGAACAATGTGCTGCTCGGTGATACGGGTCACGTCCAGTACGTGATCGCTGCCGGCGTCGACATCACTGAACTGAAGGAAACGGAAGGACAACTTCGGCAGGCGCGTATGGCGCTGCAGCGCAAGACGGAAGAGCAGACGATGCTGCTCAACGATATCGACACCCATATCTGGTATCTGAAGGATCCAGAGACCTTCGGCGCCGTCAATCGCGCCCACGCTGAGTTTTACGGCATGAACCCCGCCGATATGGATGGCCGAAAGGTCTATGAGATGTGCGGGAACCGCGCCGAAGCGGCCAACTGCATCGCCGGCAACCGGAAGGCCTTTACAGAAAAAGTCCCTATCCGCACCCTGGAATGGGTCACAGACGGTCAGGGGCGCAAGCGCCTGCTCGCCGTTAACAAGCGCCCGCGGTTGGACGAAAAAGGCAATGTGGTATATGTTGTCTGTTCTGCCGACGACACGACGGAAAAATGGCAGGCTGAGGAAAACCTGCGGCTGAGCGAGGAGCGCTATGCCCTGGCGGTGAAAGGATCCAACGACGCGATATGGGACCACGACCTCGTCAACAGGCAAATTTTTTACTCACCCCGGATCTATGAAATCCTCGGTTACGAACAATTGAGCATCCCTACAGACCGGGAAAAACGGAAAGCCCTGATCCATCCCGACGACCTGCCGTTGATGCAGCAGGCCATCGATGCTCACCTGAGCGGCCGGACGCCTCACTACCAGTTGGAGTACAGGGTGAAGGCGAAAAATGGTGATTACAAATGGATCCTGGCGCGCGGACAGGCGAACTGGGACGAATCAGGCAAGCCGGTTCGTGTTGCCGGTTCCTATACGGACATCACCGAGCGCAAACAAGTGGAAGCGGAACTGCAGCAGGCCAAAGAGGTTGCGGAAGCGGCCAACCAGGCCAAAAGCGCCTTTTTGGCGATCATGAGCCACGAGATCCGGACGCCCATGAGCGGCGTCATCGGGATGACGGAATTGTTGCTCGACACGGAACTGACGGGGGAACAAAAGAAGCTTGCCGAGACGATCCGGGAATCAGCGAACCTGCTGCTGGCCATCATCAACGACATCCTCGATTTCTCACGGATCGAAGCGGACAGGCTAACCCTCGAATCGGAGATCTTCAACCTTTCTTCCGTTATCTCGTCGACGACGGAACTGTTGGAGATCAGGGCGAGAAAGAAGGGACTGCTGCTCCACTGTTTCGTCGATCCAGCCTTACCCCAGTATCTTTTAGGTGATGCTGTCCGCCTGCGCCAGGTGCTGTTCAACCTGCTTGGGAATGCCATCAAGTTTACCGAAGCCGGATCGATCGACCTCCGTGTCACTGGAGAGATGGAGTCGACTGACTTTGTCCACCTCCGCTTCGAGGTGCGCGATACCGGCTATGGCATCGAACCGGAAGAACAAAAAAAGCTGTTCCAACCCTTCGTCCGTATCGAAAACCATCTGACGCGCCGTCTCGAAGGAACCGGTCTGGGACTCGCTATCGCCGACCGGCTTGTCACCATGATGGGGGGCAGGCTGTCTATGGAAAGCGAGCGGGGAAAAGGCTCTACCTTCTGGTTCACCATCCCCTTGCCGGTCTTTCAAACGGCGCCCTTTGCCCATGAGCGTCAGCCAACGCTTACAGCGCCATCGCCCACAGCATCATCGCCTACAGCGCCGTCAACGCAGCCAACATCTTTGTCGCTGCCGACAACATCGGTCCTCCCATCCCGAACAAACGAGGCAACGTTGCAGTCGTGCGCATCGAAGCCGCCGGCGGCGTCAAATCTCCTGGCGACAGGGCCTTCGGCGCTGGAAAAGCAGGTGGCGCGAACGGAGCGACCGAAAGCCAACCTGCGGTGCGCGCCCATCCTGCTCGTCGAAGACAACCCTGTCAACCAAAAGTTGATCTCTCTGCAGTTGAAGTCCCTTGGTTATACCAATGTGGATCTGGCTATTTCAGGGTATGAGGCCGTCGACCAAACGAGAAAACGGGAATATGCGCTCATTCTCATG
- a CDS encoding methyl-accepting chemotaxis protein produces MGGIRIRIHSVRHKIVWPILVVFGFVILAMAAFIYNYTAETLKTQGMVLTETIRMGTENALAARKRVEKVLEREMLAQATMLSLVVKKGATYEELAELARRGDLDEFWVTDGTGQVQMTNTAPKADFNFSKDPKGQAYEFMDLISGKRQIVVQPAQPRSLDAQVFKYAGVTGWAEDRIVQIGRNGKMLTDQERQIGARAYIEHLSGEVGGEVLFAAIVSAEGKVLLGTDDTIKEITPEMRARLDEALLTGKTAYLVGDYQTNRVGYYVAPLSNGQGLVLAHSNRLLSFIRNVTIVSAMAGLVIIAFVLPIVVSRQMRRLDELAGALEGISRGEGDLTQRLPVTSEDEIGVLAKAANGMMETLQRTISHVSGSVEKFREASDNLKTTTGQIRLINHQAAEETQKVSQEAYDADEKLSGMGARMEEMAETVDRMTAATEETFLATEQAGRSVDRGQEVVAAAREKMRLIRLSTDDTNRVIDQLSLKSGQIAQILEIIDQIANQTNLLALNAAIEAARAGEAGRGFSVVAGEVRKLAEESQRAAGQIAAIVGDIRDEIENIIVNREKQNQGLAAGIESFGEVDKTFRDIADASRQVVERTEMVSGQIETLAKEWQSILGGLQQVQESSQRMAGNTQTIAATVEEQAASMEEIAASAVVLASTADGLRETLSGYRY; encoded by the coding sequence ATGGGGGGTATCCGTATTCGCATCCATTCCGTAAGACATAAGATCGTCTGGCCCATCCTGGTCGTATTCGGTTTCGTCATCCTGGCGATGGCCGCCTTCATCTACAACTATACAGCAGAAACATTGAAAACTCAGGGGATGGTGCTCACAGAGACGATTCGCATGGGAACGGAAAACGCCCTTGCGGCCCGCAAACGGGTGGAAAAGGTGCTCGAGAGGGAGATGCTCGCGCAGGCCACCATGCTGTCCCTGGTTGTTAAAAAAGGCGCAACATATGAAGAATTGGCCGAGTTGGCCCGTAGGGGCGACCTGGATGAATTTTGGGTGACCGATGGCACAGGCCAGGTGCAAATGACCAATACCGCTCCAAAAGCAGACTTCAACTTCAGCAAAGATCCGAAGGGCCAGGCCTACGAGTTTATGGATTTGATCTCCGGCAAACGACAGATCGTCGTCCAACCAGCGCAACCGCGCTCCCTAGACGCACAGGTTTTTAAATACGCAGGTGTAACCGGGTGGGCGGAGGACCGCATCGTCCAGATAGGGCGGAACGGAAAGATGCTGACCGATCAGGAAAGACAGATCGGCGCCCGGGCATACATCGAACATTTAAGCGGCGAAGTAGGCGGAGAGGTGCTCTTTGCGGCCATTGTATCGGCGGAAGGCAAGGTGCTCCTGGGCACTGATGACACGATCAAAGAGATCACCCCCGAGATGCGCGCCCGTCTTGACGAGGCGTTGCTCACTGGAAAGACGGCTTATCTGGTAGGCGATTACCAGACGAATCGCGTAGGTTATTACGTTGCGCCGCTCTCGAACGGTCAGGGACTGGTGCTGGCTCATTCCAATCGCCTCCTCTCCTTTATTCGCAATGTTACTATCGTCTCAGCGATGGCGGGACTTGTGATCATCGCCTTCGTGCTGCCGATCGTGGTCAGTCGCCAGATGCGGCGTCTCGATGAACTGGCGGGCGCCTTGGAGGGCATCAGCCGCGGCGAAGGCGATCTGACCCAGCGACTCCCTGTCACGTCGGAAGATGAGATCGGGGTGCTGGCAAAGGCGGCTAACGGGATGATGGAGACACTGCAGCGGACGATCAGCCATGTCAGTGGATCGGTGGAAAAGTTCCGGGAAGCCTCGGATAACCTGAAAACGACGACAGGCCAGATCCGTCTTATCAACCACCAGGCGGCCGAAGAGACGCAGAAGGTGTCCCAGGAGGCCTACGATGCTGACGAAAAACTATCCGGAATGGGCGCTCGCATGGAGGAGATGGCCGAAACGGTGGATCGCATGACGGCGGCCACAGAAGAGACATTCCTGGCCACAGAACAGGCGGGGCGGAGCGTCGACCGGGGACAGGAGGTCGTCGCAGCAGCCCGAGAAAAGATGCGCCTCATCCGTCTTTCGACGGACGACACGAACCGGGTCATCGATCAGTTGTCCTTAAAATCGGGACAGATCGCGCAAATCCTGGAGATCATCGACCAGATCGCCAACCAGACGAACCTGTTGGCGCTCAACGCGGCCATCGAAGCGGCCCGCGCCGGCGAGGCCGGACGGGGGTTTTCCGTTGTGGCCGGCGAGGTCCGGAAATTGGCCGAGGAATCGCAACGGGCAGCTGGGCAAATCGCCGCCATCGTCGGCGATATCCGTGATGAGATCGAGAACATCATTGTGAACCGGGAAAAGCAAAACCAAGGGCTGGCCGCCGGAATTGAGTCCTTCGGCGAAGTCGACAAGACCTTCCGGGATATCGCGGATGCCAGCCGGCAGGTTGTGGAGCGTACGGAAATGGTCTCCGGCCAGATCGAGACGCTCGCCAAGGAGTGGCAATCCATCCTGGGGGGACTGCAGCAGGTGCAGGAGAGTTCGCAGCGGATGGCGGGAAACACACAGACCATCGCCGCTACTGTCGAGGAACAGGCCGCTTCGATGGAGGAGATTGCCGCATCGGCGGTGGTGCTGGCTTCTACAGCCGACGGGTTGCGGGAAACCCTGTCCGGGTACCGGTACTAA
- the gatB gene encoding Asp-tRNA(Asn)/Glu-tRNA(Gln) amidotransferase subunit GatB has translation MERDFDFEIVMGLEVHAELHTKSKIFCGCTTEFGGEQNTHVCPVCLGLPGVLPVLNRQVVDYAMKAGLALNCEIAEFSKFDRKNYFYPDLPKAYQISQYDLPIAKDGYIEIEAGGKKKRIGITRVHMEEDAGKLVHAGAANLAGADYSLADYNRTGVPLIEIVSEPDIRSIEEAIAYLEQMKAILEYTEVSDCKMEQGSLRCDANVSLRPWGQKEFGTKAELKNMNSFKALQRALEYEIERQAEILREGGKIVQETRMWDEAKGMTISLRSKEEAHDYRYFPDPDLVPIVISREWVDKVRQTLPELPQARRLRLVQSYGLPQYDADIIVGSKAMADYFDAACSAYGIAVAAGTEADSKGKERAKQISNYMMGELTRFLNATEKGFQDSPISLDNLVGLLRLLEEGTISTKIAKTVFEEMFATGKAAKTVVEEKGLVQISDEGAIAAVIREILAANPSVVADYKAGKEKAMGFLVGQAMKATKGKANPGLVNKLLKEELAKM, from the coding sequence ATGGAAAGAGATTTTGATTTTGAAATCGTCATGGGCCTCGAGGTCCATGCCGAACTGCACACGAAGAGCAAAATCTTCTGCGGTTGCACGACCGAGTTCGGCGGCGAACAGAACACCCACGTCTGTCCCGTCTGCCTCGGACTGCCCGGCGTGTTGCCGGTCCTCAACCGCCAGGTGGTCGACTACGCCATGAAGGCCGGCCTCGCCCTCAACTGCGAGATCGCCGAGTTCTCCAAGTTCGACCGTAAAAACTACTTCTACCCCGACCTGCCGAAGGCGTACCAGATCTCCCAGTACGACCTGCCCATCGCCAAGGACGGTTATATCGAGATCGAAGCGGGCGGCAAGAAAAAGCGCATCGGCATCACCCGCGTCCACATGGAAGAGGACGCCGGCAAGCTCGTTCACGCCGGCGCGGCCAACCTGGCCGGCGCTGACTACTCCCTCGCCGATTACAACCGCACCGGCGTGCCCCTGATCGAGATCGTCTCCGAGCCGGACATCCGCTCCATCGAGGAGGCCATCGCCTACCTGGAGCAAATGAAGGCGATCCTCGAGTACACGGAGGTCTCCGATTGCAAGATGGAGCAGGGCAGCCTGCGCTGTGACGCCAACGTGTCCTTGCGCCCCTGGGGGCAAAAGGAATTTGGCACCAAGGCCGAACTGAAAAACATGAACTCCTTCAAGGCCCTCCAGCGCGCCCTCGAATACGAGATCGAGCGCCAGGCCGAGATCCTGCGCGAAGGCGGCAAGATCGTCCAGGAGACGCGCATGTGGGATGAGGCAAAGGGCATGACCATCTCCCTGCGCAGCAAGGAAGAGGCCCATGACTACCGTTATTTCCCCGATCCCGACCTGGTTCCCATCGTCATCTCCCGCGAGTGGGTGGACAAGGTCCGCCAGACCCTGCCCGAGCTTCCCCAGGCGCGCCGCCTGCGCCTCGTCCAGTCTTACGGCCTGCCCCAGTATGACGCTGACATCATCGTCGGATCGAAGGCCATGGCCGACTACTTCGACGCCGCTTGCAGCGCCTATGGCATCGCCGTTGCCGCCGGGACCGAAGCCGACAGCAAAGGCAAGGAACGGGCGAAGCAAATCTCCAACTACATGATGGGCGAATTGACGCGTTTCTTGAACGCCACGGAAAAAGGCTTCCAGGACAGCCCGATCAGCCTCGACAACCTGGTCGGTCTCCTGCGCCTGCTGGAAGAGGGCACCATCTCGACGAAGATCGCCAAGACCGTCTTCGAGGAGATGTTCGCCACCGGCAAGGCGGCCAAGACGGTCGTCGAGGAAAAGGGACTTGTCCAGATCTCTGACGAGGGCGCCATCGCGGCAGTCATCCGTGAGATCCTCGCCGCCAACCCTTCTGTCGTCGCCGACTATAAGGCCGGCAAGGAGAAGGCCATGGGCTTCCTCGTCGGCCAAGCCATGAAGGCGACGAAAGGCAAGGCGAATCCTGGCCTGGTGAACAAGCTCCTGAAAGAAGAACTGGCGAAGATGTAA
- the gatA gene encoding Asp-tRNA(Asn)/Glu-tRNA(Gln) amidotransferase subunit GatA yields the protein MKLYTKTAHELHDLLVRKEVSAIELVKTQAERMQALESKIRAFVTPTVDKALEQAARVDAKIAAGEAIGPLEGIPMAIKDNMCTDGVRTTCSSKILNKFVPPYDATVVTKLKEAGAVMMGKTNLDEFAMGSSTENSGFFATRNPWDTERVPGGSSGGSAASVAAGQAVFSLGSDTGGSIRQPAAFCGVVGLKPTYGAVSRFGLIAFASSLDQIGPFTRDVRDCAHVMNAIAGHDAKDSTSAPVDYPDYTSLLGKSIKGWRVGLPKEYFGDGMDPEVKEVIEKAVKTIESLGAEVAECSLPHTEYALPVYYLIAPAEASSNLARYDGVRYGYRSESADDLITMFKKTRAEGFGDEVKRRIMLGTYALSSGYYDAYYLKALKVRTLIKNDFDQAFEKFDCILSPTTPSVAFKFGDRTDNPLQMYLSDVFTLSVNLAGIPGLSINAGFAQGMPVGLQIIGKPFDEARLLQIAHAYEEATGCHSKMPDLGV from the coding sequence GTGAAGCTGTATACAAAGACGGCCCATGAACTTCACGACCTGCTCGTCCGCAAGGAAGTCAGCGCCATCGAACTGGTCAAGACCCAGGCCGAACGGATGCAGGCGCTGGAATCGAAGATCCGGGCTTTCGTCACCCCGACGGTGGACAAGGCCCTCGAACAAGCCGCCCGCGTCGACGCCAAGATCGCCGCCGGTGAAGCCATCGGCCCCCTCGAAGGCATCCCCATGGCCATCAAGGACAACATGTGCACCGACGGCGTGCGCACCACCTGCTCCTCGAAAATCCTTAACAAATTTGTGCCGCCCTATGACGCCACTGTCGTCACCAAACTGAAGGAAGCCGGCGCCGTCATGATGGGTAAGACCAACCTCGACGAGTTCGCCATGGGTTCTTCGACGGAGAACTCAGGCTTTTTCGCCACCCGCAACCCCTGGGACACCGAGCGGGTGCCGGGCGGTTCCTCGGGCGGTTCCGCCGCTTCCGTTGCCGCCGGACAAGCCGTCTTTTCTCTCGGCTCCGACACGGGCGGTTCCATCCGCCAGCCGGCCGCCTTCTGCGGCGTCGTCGGTTTGAAGCCCACCTATGGCGCCGTGTCCCGCTTCGGCCTCATCGCCTTCGCTTCTTCCCTCGATCAGATCGGCCCCTTCACCCGCGATGTGCGCGACTGCGCCCACGTCATGAACGCCATCGCCGGGCATGACGCCAAGGATTCCACCTCGGCCCCTGTCGATTACCCCGACTACACGTCGCTGCTCGGCAAGTCGATCAAGGGCTGGCGCGTCGGTCTGCCGAAGGAGTACTTCGGCGACGGCATGGACCCCGAGGTGAAAGAGGTCATCGAAAAGGCCGTTAAGACCATCGAGAGCCTCGGCGCCGAAGTAGCCGAATGCTCGCTTCCCCATACGGAGTACGCCCTGCCTGTCTACTACCTGATCGCCCCGGCCGAGGCGTCTTCCAACCTGGCCCGCTATGACGGCGTCCGTTACGGCTACCGTTCCGAGTCAGCCGACGACCTGATCACCATGTTCAAAAAGACCCGCGCCGAAGGCTTCGGCGACGAGGTGAAGCGGCGGATCATGCTGGGCACCTACGCCCTCAGTTCCGGCTACTATGACGCCTACTACCTGAAGGCGCTCAAGGTGCGCACCCTGATCAAGAACGACTTTGACCAGGCTTTTGAGAAGTTCGACTGCATCCTGTCGCCGACGACGCCTTCCGTGGCCTTCAAGTTCGGTGACCGCACCGACAACCCCCTCCAGATGTACCTCTCCGACGTCTTCACCCTGTCGGTCAACCTGGCGGGCATCCCCGGCCTCTCGATCAACGCCGGCTTTGCCCAGGGCATGCCGGTGGGCCTCCAGATCATCGGCAAACCCTTTGATGAGGCGCGCCTGCTTCAGATCGCCCACGCCTATGAAGAGGCGACCGGTTGCCACAGCAAGATGCCGGATTTGGGGGTGTGA
- the gatC gene encoding Asp-tRNA(Asn)/Glu-tRNA(Gln) amidotransferase subunit GatC, producing the protein MALTKAEVEHVAMLARLELSEADVERYTTQLNAILDYAQRLQALDTKDVPPTAHVFPLHNVMRDDRIDPSMDREKIVANAPEEEDGFFRVPRIV; encoded by the coding sequence ATGGCCCTAACCAAAGCGGAAGTGGAACACGTAGCCATGCTGGCCCGCCTGGAACTGTCCGAGGCGGACGTGGAACGATACACGACCCAACTCAACGCCATCCTCGATTACGCCCAGCGCCTGCAAGCGCTGGACACCAAAGACGTCCCACCGACGGCCCATGTCTTCCCGCTGCACAACGTCATGCGCGACGACCGCATCGACCCCTCCATGGACCGGGAGAAGATCGTCGCCAACGCCCCTGAAGAGGAAGATGGCTTTTTCCGCGTTCCCCGGATCGTGTAA